Proteins encoded by one window of Anopheles maculipalpis chromosome 2RL, idAnoMacuDA_375_x, whole genome shotgun sequence:
- the LOC126557557 gene encoding histidine-rich glycoprotein-like isoform X2 yields the protein MKFVTVLLVFGVVFSALQLAVAAPVEAEQLPSNAEPSKKELRPVMELKPTDGVDATNAQADAAAVAEEKEAAVVDAAEQVSNYVQEDAADGEAVEGSELSVSSRSKRSVACTELLGDDGVMRTVCDQDQDAESSAVDSAVAFERSYGGHGGHHGGHGYGQHEMKGHGGYGHHEMKGHGGYGHHEMKGHGGYGHHEMKGHGGYGHHEMKGHGGYGHHEMKGHGGGYGHHEAKGHGGGYGHHEAKGHGGYGHHEMKGHGGYGHHEAKGHGGGYGHHEAKGHGGYGHHEAKGHGGHMEHGGYGHGGHEHKGYEHGGHEHKGYGHGGHEHKGYGHEHKGYGHEQKGYGHGGHEHKGYGHEHKGYSHEHKGYGHGGHEHKGYGHEHKGHEHKGYGHGGHEHKGYGHEHKGYGHEHKVHGYGHGHGHEAHAGHGYGHEAHGHHGGYEHKKMHYRSASYPAPAAHHQPAHGGYGGHAAPVKCGANLLVGCAPSVSKVPCQPVHDHHGYGHHGGYGGHEAASELSFRFAAPEPEQKEEKTE from the exons ATGAAGTTTGTCACGGTATTGTTGGTGTTTGGTGTAGTGTTTTCTGCGCTGCAATTAGCAGTCGCCGCACCCGTGGAAGCAGAACAGTTACCTAGCAATGCGGAGCCAAGCAAGAAAGAGCTGCGACCAGTGATGGAGCTTAAGCCGACGGACGGTGTAGATGCCACGAATGCACAAGCTGACGCGGCGGCTGTTGCAGAAGAGAAGGAAGCGGCCGTGGTGGATGCGGCGGAGCAAGTGAGCAACTACGTGCAGGAGGATGCGGCCGATGGTGAGGCTGTCGAAGGTAGTGAATTGAGTGTTAGTTCTCGCTCGAAGCGATCAGTTGCATGTACCGAACTCTTAGGAGATGATGGCGTTATGCGGACGGTGTGCGATCAGGATCAGGACGCTGAGAGCAGCGCAGTGGACAGTGCGGTGGCGTTCGAGCGTTCGTACGGAGGACATGGTGGCCATCACGGAGGCCATGGCTACGGACAGCACGAGATGAAGGGACATGGCGGTTACGGTCATCACGAGATGAAGGGCCATGGCGGTTACGGTCACCACGAGATGAAGGGTCATGGTGGATACGGTCATCATGAGATGAAGGGCCATGGCGGTTACGGTCACCACGAGATGAAGGGTCATGGTGGATACGGTCATCACGAGATGAAGGGACATGGCGGCGGCTATGGACATCATGAGGCGAAGGGACACGGTGGCGGCTATGGACATCATGAGGCGAAAGGACACGGCGGTTACGGTCACCACGAGATGAAGGGTCATGGTGGATACGGACATCATGAGGCGAAGGGACACGGCGGCGGCTATGGACATCATGAGGCAAAGGGACACGGCGGCTATGGACATCATGAGGCGAAGGGACATGGTGGCCATATGGAGCATGGTGGATACGGACACGGAGGTCATGAGCACAAGGGTTATGAACATGGAGGTCATGAGCATAAGGGATACGGACATGGTGGACACGAGCACAAGGGATACGGACACGAACACAAGGGTTATGGACACGAGCAAAAGGGCTACGGACATGGTGGACACGAACATAAGGGATATGGCCACGAGCACAAGGGTTACAGCCATGAGCATAAGGGATACGGACACGGTGGACACGAGCACAAGGGTTACGGACACGAGCACAAGGGACATGAGCATAAGGGCTACGGACACGGAGGACACGAGCACAAGGGATACGGACACGAGCACAAGGGTTATGGACACGAGCACAAGG TTCACGGATACGGACATGGACATGGGCATGAGGCCCACGCCGGGCATGGTTACGGACACGAAGCTCATGGACATCATGGCGGATACGAGCACAAGAAGATGCACTACCGATCCGCTTCTTACCCGGCCCCCGCCGCTCACCATCAACCAGCGCACGGTGGATACGGTGGGCACGCAGCCCCAGTGAAGTGTGGAGCGAACCTGCTCGTTGGTTGTGCCCCATCAGTCTCCAAGGTTCCTTGCCAGCCAGTGCACGACCATCATGGCTACGGACATCACGGTGGATACGGTGGACACGAAGCTGCGTCGGAGCTGTCATTCCGCTTTGCCGCTCCGGAACCAGAACAGAAGGAGGAGAAAACGGAATAA
- the LOC126557557 gene encoding histidine-rich glycoprotein-like isoform X1, producing MKFVTVLLVFGVVFSALQLAVAAPVEAEQLPSNAEPSKKELRPVMELKPTDGVDATNAQADAAAVAEEKEAAVVDAAEQVSNYVQEDAADGEAVEGSELSVSSRSKRSVACTELLGDDGVMRTVCDQDQDAESSAVDSAVAFERSYGGHGGHHGGHGYGQHEMKGHGGYGHHEMKGHGGYGHHEMKGHGGYGHHEMKGHGGYGHHEMKGHGGYGHHEMKGHGGGYGHHEAKGHGGGYGHHEAKGHGGYGHHEMKGHGGYGHHEAKGHGGGYGHHEAKGHGGYGHHEAKGHGGHMEHGGYGHGGHEHKGYEHGGHEHKGYGHGGHEHKGYGHEHKGYGHEQKGYGHGGHEHKGYGHEHKGYSHEHKGYGHGGHEHKGYGHEHKGHEHKGYGHGGHEHKGYGHEHKGYGHEHKGYGHEHKGYGHGGHEHKGYGHEHKAHGHEHKGYGHGHEVHGYGHGHGHEAHAGHGYGHEAHGHHGGYEHKKMHYRSASYPAPAAHHQPAHGGYGGHAAPVKCGANLLVGCAPSVSKVPCQPVHDHHGYGHHGGYGGHEAASELSFRFAAPEPEQKEEKTE from the coding sequence ATGAAGTTTGTCACGGTATTGTTGGTGTTTGGTGTAGTGTTTTCTGCGCTGCAATTAGCAGTCGCCGCACCCGTGGAAGCAGAACAGTTACCTAGCAATGCGGAGCCAAGCAAGAAAGAGCTGCGACCAGTGATGGAGCTTAAGCCGACGGACGGTGTAGATGCCACGAATGCACAAGCTGACGCGGCGGCTGTTGCAGAAGAGAAGGAAGCGGCCGTGGTGGATGCGGCGGAGCAAGTGAGCAACTACGTGCAGGAGGATGCGGCCGATGGTGAGGCTGTCGAAGGTAGTGAATTGAGTGTTAGTTCTCGCTCGAAGCGATCAGTTGCATGTACCGAACTCTTAGGAGATGATGGCGTTATGCGGACGGTGTGCGATCAGGATCAGGACGCTGAGAGCAGCGCAGTGGACAGTGCGGTGGCGTTCGAGCGTTCGTACGGAGGACATGGTGGCCATCACGGAGGCCATGGCTACGGACAGCACGAGATGAAGGGACATGGCGGTTACGGTCATCACGAGATGAAGGGCCATGGCGGTTACGGTCACCACGAGATGAAGGGTCATGGTGGATACGGTCATCATGAGATGAAGGGCCATGGCGGTTACGGTCACCACGAGATGAAGGGTCATGGTGGATACGGTCATCACGAGATGAAGGGACATGGCGGCGGCTATGGACATCATGAGGCGAAGGGACACGGTGGCGGCTATGGACATCATGAGGCGAAAGGACACGGCGGTTACGGTCACCACGAGATGAAGGGTCATGGTGGATACGGACATCATGAGGCGAAGGGACACGGCGGCGGCTATGGACATCATGAGGCAAAGGGACACGGCGGCTATGGACATCATGAGGCGAAGGGACATGGTGGCCATATGGAGCATGGTGGATACGGACACGGAGGTCATGAGCACAAGGGTTATGAACATGGAGGTCATGAGCATAAGGGATACGGACATGGTGGACACGAGCACAAGGGATACGGACACGAACACAAGGGTTATGGACACGAGCAAAAGGGCTACGGACATGGTGGACACGAACATAAGGGATATGGCCACGAGCACAAGGGTTACAGCCATGAGCATAAGGGATACGGACACGGTGGACACGAGCACAAGGGTTACGGACACGAGCACAAGGGACATGAGCATAAGGGCTACGGACACGGAGGACACGAGCACAAGGGATACGGACACGAGCACAAGGGTTATGGACACGAGCACAAGGGTTATGGACACGAGCATAAGGGCTACGGACATGGTGGACACGAGCACAAAGGATACGGACACGAGCATAAGGCCCACGGACACGAACACAAGGGATACGGACATGGCCACGAAGTTCACGGATACGGACATGGACATGGGCATGAGGCCCACGCCGGGCATGGTTACGGACACGAAGCTCATGGACATCATGGCGGATACGAGCACAAGAAGATGCACTACCGATCCGCTTCTTACCCGGCCCCCGCCGCTCACCATCAACCAGCGCACGGTGGATACGGTGGGCACGCAGCCCCAGTGAAGTGTGGAGCGAACCTGCTCGTTGGTTGTGCCCCATCAGTCTCCAAGGTTCCTTGCCAGCCAGTGCACGACCATCATGGCTACGGACATCACGGTGGATACGGTGGACACGAAGCTGCGTCGGAGCTGTCATTCCGCTTTGCCGCTCCGGAACCAGAACAGAAGGAGGAGAAAACGGAATAA